A region of the Dreissena polymorpha isolate Duluth1 chromosome 6, UMN_Dpol_1.0, whole genome shotgun sequence genome:
GTTCTGCTTTGCCTCTTGAATATCAACATTATTTCCACTTGCAAAGTAGTAACCAAAGGAATTAGGGCCATTAGTGACTGTCGCCAAATATTAAGTGAGTTATACGTGTCATAAGATTCATAGCATAAACTAATAGGTGAAGTGAGTGTGTACATTATttatttggaccgtgctctgtgaaaagggggtttaatgcatgtgcattaagtgtcgtgtcgcccctgattagcctgtgtagtccgcctaaactggattttttctaagaagggactttttgtaaacgaaaaataccataaaagcgaagtgtcgtccctgataatctgggacaacactttacgcacttgcattaaaccccctgttcacagagcacggtccatttctAACAAACGAtactaacaatttaaaatgggtGAAATAAGAACTTGGTAAAACTCAGGCCGCTTGACTTTGAACACCATTTAGCGTGCCCGACAACTAACCTGCCATCCGTAAACCTCGTGATtacatgagccgcgttctgagaaaaatgggcttaatgcatgtgcgtaaagtgtcttcccagattagcctgtgcaattcgcacaggctaatcagggacgacactttccgcttttatggtatttttagtttaaaggaagtaccttcttaccgaaaatcaagtttaggcggaaagtgtcgtccctgattagcctgtgcagacagcgcaggctaatctgggatgtcactttacgcacatgcattaatcccatattcctcagaacaaggctcatatataaagCAATAATGTACAAATGTATGATTGTATCTTTCGTTTATTACACGATTTTAAGAAAAAGTTGTAAACtaaaattaaacattgataaaTCCAACAAACTGTATATAAATGTACATAGCATGGACTTGATTTTGGCACCTtctgttatataatataaataatatattattaaccgATAAAATGCTAAATTGtgaacatatattattttaattgtaagtAATAATACATACTGTCaataaaatgcaaacatatcttataataaacattaaataattacaCGCATATGTACAATTAAGAAGTAACCACACAAAAAACATAGAAAGAAGAAACAACTAAATTCTAAACGAACATCATTTTACAagagaaagaaaaataataagaaaatcaCAATAATGCTATATTTACAAAttctattgttaaaaaaatgaaataagtaGTTTAAAGCAGCCTTTCAAAAACAAGATAACCAAAATATAGAAAAAGcatgcatttatcataaaatacaattataaacgcATGTATTACGGCGTGTTAGTAAAATCGTTTTACATTAATTGCGGTCATAACTTAATTGGCTCCCATATCATGTGTATGATAAATTATGCAAAACGTTGTTTTTTCCATATCAAAGTCCAAAACATTTAGTTGCaaaattgtttttcatattttaaagttaaatttgattATATGATCGAGTgtaacaaaactgaaaaaaaaactcaaccggcattacaaaaacaaataaaggtcGGCACAAAATCTTAGGGTCGGTAACGTTAATGGAAACGTCGTTTTATTTCAGGCCTCATGCGTGTATTTGTTATAAGAAAGTCCAATttcagtttcacaaaatatttgaatgattAAGCatgttacaattttataaaacccagcatttcagaaaatgtccGAACATGTTTACCTATAGACATAATAAACGAAAAACATCTTAAAGACAtgtaaattacaaatatttaaccAATCAATTTTAATCAGTcgtgaatacaataaaatatagacatttaACAATTCAATAATAAATCACAAAAGCACTTCATGCCGAACACTTTTTCATGGACTTGAACACATAACATGAAACTGAGTTTGTAGCCTGTATACcaataatgtaaacaaatatgaaTGTAAACCTCACACATTGTGTCTACAAATCCTAACATATAATTCTTAAATGCATAGTATACAGTATCTTATATATAAATTGCAAGTTGACACTTctattcaaacaatatttgtacCCACAAGATAATATGGCAttgttgaataaatgaatgacGTCAAAGACAGTTTCAGACATgcatttgtatctttttttaaaccATATTATGATAATTCCTGTAAACTGACACCAAGAATTTCCAGGAGACTAGCACGATTTCCATAAATactaaatgagtcgtgttctgagaaaactgggcataatgcatgtgcgtaaagtgtcgtcccagattagcctgtgcaatccgcacaggctcatcaaggacgaaactttccgattttatgacatttttcgtttaaatggagtctcttcttagcaaaaatcaaatttaggcggaaagtgtcgtccctgattagcctgtgtggactgcacaggctaatctgggacgacactttacgcacatgcataacgcccagttttctcagaacgcgactcaaatgcaAACGAACGTATCATAACGGCATTTGGAAATGGTCCCTATTTCTATCGTGTTGTATAGCGTAATTCAGTCCGACGCATATTGCCTTAATTCGCTTCGGCCTCTGTATAGCACGGCATTGGCACTTCATTAATTGGAACATTGTTGCGCGAAATGTCCTATTGAACACAGTGTAGATAATGGGATTGAGCGTGCTGGACACGTAGCCTAAATAGAGTACAGTGACCAAGAGAACGTGTCTGAAGTCGCATGACCTACATAGAACGgtcattatattaacaataaagaaaGGCAGCCAGCAAATGACGAAGCTCAAGAACACGATTCCGAGGGTTTTACTGGCCTTTTGTTCGGTCTTAACCGAACTATTTGCCTGCTTTTGTTTTACAGAGTCTTTCTTGACATTTTGTTGAGCACTTAATGACCCCGATGCGGGGCTATTCTTGATTGAGTGTAATTCTGAGGGTGCGCTGACGGTCTTGGTGATTTTCATCGCCTCGTTGTCATTTAAATCACTGAACGTTTGTTCTATGGGCCCCGACGTAGCCTGCGAATGCTGGTAGATATCTGGCAAGGAGCTGTAAATGGTGTCGGCGGAATAATGCTGCATCCGTTCGTCCGAGGGAGCCTCGTCGATGGGTATGGTGTGCTCGTGGATTTCCCCGAGTGGCAGACGATACTCGCTCGTGTCCGATCGGTTGAACACTGAAAACGGACTGTCCTCGCATTTCGGCGAATCCATCAAAGAAGAGTCGGTCAGTATGGAGCGATTGGTTGTATCGTGTCGCGACGGGCTGTTCTGCTCGGAACTGCTACTGGACGATCCGCGTTGCTGGCGTTCCTTGTGAACTTTCTTCCAAGTCTTTTGGAAGTTTGAGCTCGTGCTCTGGAGGCGCCGTATCAAAACCTCCCCATCCTTTCGCTCCTTTGCATTGCATAATTTGTGCTGCTTCCGTAGCAGACGGAGCGTCATCCCGAAAATCAGCCCCATTATTGTCAGCGGAATGTAGAACGCGCTGACGCTGCCGTAAATTATGAAAGGCTCGTTTACCAACATGCACTTGTTATTGTTCAAGATGTTGTGCTCGTCTATGATTCCCAGGATCATGATAGGACTACTAATAGCCAGAGCCACCACGTATACAAGCACTATTTTGATCCTCACCGCCAGCTTGGAGCGCGAACGCGTCGCTAGTGGGTCCCTGATGGCCAGGAACCGCTCCAGCGAGATGGTGCACAGATGCAGGATGGAGCATGTGCACATCAAAACATCTAGAGTGACGTATATATCACAGAATATCTTTTCGAAAGGCCAGTGACCTAAAAGCAAGATTTTATAGCAATGTATTCTATATGTGTCGTAACTATCACAGAATACCTCTTCGAAAGGTCAGTCATCTAAAATCAAAATTTTAGAGCAATGAATTCtacaatttaattttgaataaacaaaatactgattgGGTTACCGGTCGTCGCATACGCCTATGCTGAAACCTTCACCAACAGTATTGTTTTTGCATTGTTTacgaaattaatattatttattaaatgtcgCAAGTCTACCTGATTATTGTCTGTTTCCGATCCATTACAATGAGAATTCATTATATAACAATTTATGAAGCGCATTCGCATTGATCGCATGTAACTCGCCCGTTCACGATATGGAATCAGTATCAGACGAAACCCGTCATTCTTGAAAGACAGGAAGACAATACGATCTTGATATAATACTCTCTTTTCAATTTCTTTGTAAGCAATCCATTTCAGAGCCATCGAAAATCCACCGGCGCGTGAGGCCATATCTAATTGAATTAGGAAGCGTATAAGAATAAAACAATGTTACGAGTTGTTTTGTTTAGCACTTAAGAGAAAATCGGCTGGCATTAACGTCAACTGGGCCGATCTTAGGTACTTGAAATGCTTTTGAAAAACAGCAGAAATTCTACCCTTGCTTCGAACAAAACAAGCTCTATTAGTTTGATGTTCAGATTCCGTtttccaaacaaaactaaatattaTCAACAAATGTAACACGTTCTTACACAGATTTATATACTTCAAGTTTTATTACGAACATTAAATTGCAAGACACGACAGGAGTGCATCATTCAACCTGGTATTTTCAATGAGCCCGTTTACCGGACATCAAGTGGAAGTCCAAAGACAATATGCGGTAATCACGATAGAATCGTTGGCTTTAAccgtaatgttgttgttgtttttgttgtttgatgCGAAAACTGACCATAGATTAATCAAATGTAATTTAATATCGTAACGGATTCACAGTTGATGTTTGTTCACAAAATCTtcccaaagacatcaagtactggtttttcccaggaaacggactcaatacTGTCTCTATGTGCCGATTGTTTGATCTAAACGAgcttaaaatattgttcaactaaactaaacaaaaaaacaGCATCAGTAACTCACCTAAAAACTCAGTCATAAGACTTAACGGCCAGACGACAAGGCAGACGAGCAGATCCGTGATGGCCAGCGACAACAGGAAGTAGTTGGTGACGCTCTGTAGCCGCTTCTCCATGGTGATCGCCATGCAGACGAGAATGTTTCCCGCCACGCCGAACATGATCAGCGGTATGAGAAGAAGTACCAACCAGTTGTTCTTGTTGTCAACATCTTCAACGCCGGTGTCGTTAATCGCGCCAAGAGTTCCGTTATCCATTTGTATTTAGTTGTTCAGTTTTGATTCATGGTCctgacataaatatatacatatccGTTTACATATAATGCACGTTCAGTCTGTTAGCGTTTGAATTATATTCGACACGCTTTGGTATTTGGTACCCTGATCATAAATCATTACGTCCGCGAGAATAACACTCCATTACTAAAATGGAAGCAAGCTCTGGAACCAGTCAATGAGTGTATCTGCTGGGTCTATCAACAACAGAACACAGCGTGAACACCATATTCTAGGTCAATGGCGTGAGCGCTTGACACCGCTCCTGTCGCGTGAATATTCACAGAGAAATCCCCTGCAATGTGCGTTCATTGTAACTGATATTTGCTTGATTGGTTCTTTGCTATTTCTATGCAAATATTGTACTTGCGTTCTCCGAATTTTGCTTGAAATCACATCCGTTTCTGAAAATAAGGAGAaaaacatgtacaatatgttaatGACATGCAAACTAGTGTGTCCTGTAAAAATCATTTCTGTAAAAACACAACAGTGCAATTGCAAAATGAAGCTGTTATATATTAAGATAATTAAACCAAACAATTTAGTAAAATAACAAATTTGCTATCATTGTGAAAAATTAAGTACACAAACGATCTAAATTCTCCAGAAACTGATTTTGAGAGAACTGCAATATTACCTTTATAATACTTACATGAAATAAGTGCTACGACTGATTTAATACAGATACAAGAAAATACAAGAATTATGTGAACAGAAAAATACCGGCCTTCAACTTTACGTTACCACTCACATATGTTAAGCGACGGAATAGACATTCGAAAATTAAACGGTCAAATACTGCGATCAAGAGGTCGGTTATTAGAGCGATGCGTTATTGTTTTCGTGAACCATAACTTTATAGCAAATTTCTAGCCAATGAAATGTTCACTGGATTTTCATTTCCAGGGGTATATTAAGCACGTGTATTAGCGAAGTACAAGACTCGATAAATGCCCTGTTGAGTTGCAATCATGCGAAAATTAGGTACGAGAATGTTTACGTAGACTTAATGCTGACATCCATAAAACGTGATGGGTAACATTAAAGGTAGACAAGAAAGTTTTCATTCTGAAAAAAAGAAAGCCGTAAATTTAATTAACTAGGCATTCCATTTACGATTCTATATATACCGGTAAACAGAAGGACGGCTATAGATAATGCGTTTTCTTAAATTATAGCCACTGATTTTATTGACTACATGTATACACAAGTGTGCGGTTATTGACACGTGTTTTTATGTCGAAGACGTTCACAATAGTATCTTCCCAACAACcgaaattattgaaattaaatacagATGTGTTTCAAGCGATCCTCAAACTAAATTATCATTGTACATGCACTGTTTTCAACAGGGATAATCTGAATAGACATTTCAGGAcgtatttaagtttaatttaaatgaGGGAAgatcaatatttttttgttacCATCTTAAGACATAGTTGCGCGTTAATGCGTGTAATAATGGAAAACTAAAGCAAGTTATTATAAACTtagtaaacaaacttaattgATGGAAGAGCTGATGAAACTACATGTGATCAGTAAATCCATTTATTTGGCAGTTACATGCATTCATACCTTTCAAAAAGACATCAACAATTTAGAAATTGTATATAACTGTATATAAATGCAAACCATAACGTATGTTTCTgacaattaaatgtgttttaaatcaCCTTCAGAATATAaaggtggtggttgtggtggtagtggtggtggtggcggcggagGCGGTTgcggtggtagtggtggtggtggtggtggtgatggtggtggtggtggtggtggtggtggtggtggtggtggtggtggtggtggtggtggtggtggtggtggtggtggtagttgtagtagtagtagtagtagtagtagtagtagtagaagtagtagtagtagaagtagtagtagtagtagtagtagtagtagtagtagtagtagtagtagtagtagtagtagaagtagtattcattattattttattttatttttattgtatgcattattattatcattattattattatcattactattatttatttatgttttgttactATGATTGTTAAACACAAGTATATTTGTAAAACCGATGGATGCTTTGGAAAACAGTATTTGCCAATAGGAGACATCATGTAAACATGATTACAAGAAAATGAGGCAATAACTACCTCTAAGACCTGATTCAAATTATGCACGTGACCTCTTGTTAGGGATGCTGCCTAAATTAAGTTATTGTAATTGAGTGTTCAGTTCTAACGACCTGGTTCAACAGTTAAAATGGTCTTTTTGTTAATGAATGGAATTAACTCTGTACACAAATCACGAGAGTTGAACGACCTGACATTAAGCCAGTGAAAGTAATAGTTTATACAATATTTCATCGAATACGAATGATATGTTCCTTTGATTCCACACGGAAACGAATAATTATTTGGTAAATATCCGATAGCTAACAACTGGGATATCATTCCACGAAACAATCAGTAAAGAATCAATAATTCGAATCATTGGTTTCTAACTAATTCGCGTGATAACGAAATACCGGACGCATGTAAGGACTAATCAatggacggacgggcggacgaacggacggaaatCGAGTATGATACTTTAAATTGGCGGAAATTTTCTgtatttaacaagatgtgtttgttaaacactatgtcccccatatatttgaccttttaccttgaaggatgaccttgaccttgaccgttcacaacccaaaatgtgcagctccatgagaaacacatgcatgccatacatcaagttgctattttcaatattaaaaagtatttgcaaatgttaaagtttgacgcaaacaaaccaacaaaccaaccaacggACATGGcaaaaaaaaagttatggccaatgacaatagctcgggttttgtccgaaaacagccgagctaaaaatgtgtttgtcagaaacactatgtccccttgtgaaatatcaagttggtatcttcaatattgccaaagtattaataaaatgagcgattttggccacatatatttgacctctgaccttgaaggatgaccttgacctttcaccactcaaa
Encoded here:
- the LOC127835333 gene encoding 5-hydroxytryptamine receptor 2A-like gives rise to the protein MDNGTLGAINDTGVEDVDNKNNWLVLLLIPLIMFGVAGNILVCMAITMEKRLQSVTNYFLLSLAITDLLVCLVVWPLSLMTEFLGHWPFEKIFCDIYVTLDVLMCTCSILHLCTISLERFLAIRDPLATRSRSKLAVRIKIVLVYVVALAISSPIMILGIIDEHNILNNNKCMLVNEPFIIYGSVSAFYIPLTIMGLIFGMTLRLLRKQHKLCNAKERKDGEVLIRRLQSTSSNFQKTWKKVHKERQQRGSSSSSSEQNSPSRHDTTNRSILTDSSLMDSPKCEDSPFSVFNRSDTSEYRLPLGEIHEHTIPIDEAPSDERMQHYSADTIYSSLPDIYQHSQATSGPIEQTFSDLNDNEAMKITKTVSAPSELHSIKNSPASGSLSAQQNVKKDSVKQKQANSSVKTEQKASKTLGIVFLSFVICWLPFFIVNIMTVLCRSCDFRHVLLVTVLYLGYVSSTLNPIIYTVFNRTFRATMFQLMKCQCRAIQRPKRIKAICVGLNYAIQHDRNRDHFQMPL